The Impatiens glandulifera unplaced genomic scaffold, dImpGla2.1, whole genome shotgun sequence genome includes a window with the following:
- the LOC124918450 gene encoding uncharacterized protein LOC124918450: MTHNEKPPMLESEAFFDWKVQMYLYLITIDDEMVTILNEGPIKIEKEKGEWTAEDMRRNNIDNHCRRHIFKSLDRNTFGKVRDCTTTKEAWEMKFENIKMKPGETMNEFSDRFTNVVNELSTLEKKYNNKEIIVKALRSLPSTWDIKTMVMRESNSLGQMKLHDVFEDLNAYEFEIRSRIEDESSTSNATIDLVTFVEPTVPAPIKIAKQFTEDAMTMLARKFERFIKKSQPSNNNNYNYNYGHYRSECRRPRRDDRRPDDRRPDDNNQIGEYQQSGEDKEIQKALLADDGGSYWAYSDTENNDNKFPYLMAKEEEVFDFSFEEFIKEDLVTTLNDMVIEFKNLSALVPTRLNVHTDQPSNFQTGESIGTKTDEPVELSYENEKLKETVQSLTEEN, from the exons ATGACTCACAATGAGAAGCCCCCGATGCTAGAAAGTGAGGCGTTTTTCGATTGGAAGGTTCAAATGTATCTATATTTGATTACCATTGATGATGAAATGGTGACCATTCTTAACgaaggtccgataaagattgagaaggagaaAGGTGAATGGACAGCCGAAGATATGCGAAGGAACAACATAGACAACCATTGCAGAAGACATATCTTCAAATCTCTAGACAGAAACACTTTCGGAAAAGTCAGAGATTGTACGACTACAAAGGAAGCATGGGAAAtg AAATTTGAGAACATTAAAATGAAACCGGGTGAAACCATGAATGAATTCAGTGATCGATTCACAAATGTGGTAAATGAGTTGTCTACCCTTGAAAAGAAGTATAACAACAAAGAAATTATTGTCAAAGCATTGAGGTCTCTTCCTAGTACTTGggatataaaaacaatggtgaTGCGAGAATCTAACAGTCTCGGGCAAATGAaactgcatgatgtgtttgaggacttgaacGCATACGAGTTTGAGATTagatctcggatcgaagatgaatcCTCAACGTCAAACGCAACCATAGATCTAGTGACATTTGTAGAGCCAACCGTTCCGGCACCAATCAAAATCGCTAAACAGTTTACCGAAGATGCGATGACCATGCTTGCAAGAAAATTCGAAAGATTCATAAAGAAGAGTCAACCATCAAATaacaacaactacaactataactatg GTCATTATAGGTCGGAGTGCAGAAGACCAAGGAGAGACGACCGAAGGCCAGATGATCGTAGACCGGATGATAACAACCAGATAGGTGAATATCAACAATCCGGTGAAGACAAAGAAATTCAGAAGGCATTACTAGCCGATGATGGTGGAAGCTATTGGGCTTATTCCGACACGGAGAACAATGACAACAAATTTCCTTATCTCATGGCTAAGgaggaagaggtatttgatttctcttttgAAGAGTTCATTAAGGAAGATTTGGTCACTACTctgaatgacatggtcattgaattCAAGAACCTGTCTGCCCTTGTACCTACCCGGCTGAATGTCCATACCGATCAACCGAGTAACTTCCAAACCGGTGAATCAATTGGAACCAAGACCGATGAACCGGTTGAACTATCctatgagaatgagaagctcaaagagaCGGTTCAATCGCTAACCGAAGAAAATTAA